A window from Vigna angularis cultivar LongXiaoDou No.4 chromosome 7, ASM1680809v1, whole genome shotgun sequence encodes these proteins:
- the LOC128197930 gene encoding uncharacterized protein LOC128197930, translating into MYMSGVTNKLGRSDDYGFIDPQDIHESNDFDHINMRMISSFRRGKKIYFLPYISGRHWQLLVMSVQDNYALWFCSLHRPPPTQLRQAIDCSIPASMMMDGRSIVKSRKIAWISLKV; encoded by the exons at gtatatgtctggggtcactaataagttggggcgttctgatgattatggattcattgatccccaagacattcatgaatcaaatgattttgatcatATCAACATGAGAATGATAAGCAGTTTTcgaaggggcaagaaaatatactttttgccttatatatccgg gcgccattggcaacttcttgttatgtctgtgcaagacaactatgctttgtggttctgctcattgcacaggcctcctcccacacaactcagacaagcaattgattg ttctattccagcaagtatgatgatggacgggagatcaattgttaagagtagaaagattgcttggatttctctcaaggtttga